One cyanobiont of Ornithocercus magnificus DNA segment encodes these proteins:
- a CDS encoding NADH-quinone oxidoreductase subunit NuoD has protein sequence MHGVLRLVVTLDGEDVIDCEPVIGYLHRGMEKIAENRTNVMFVPYVSRMDYAAGMFYEAVVVNAPERLASIRVPKRASYIRVLMLELNRIANHLLWLGPFLADVGAQTPFFYIFREREMIYDLWEAATGQRLINNNYFRIGGVAADLPWGWLEKCKDFCNWFGPKIDEYERLITNNPIFRRRIEGLGIINRSDAINWSLSGPMLRASGVPWDLRKVDHYECYDELEWDVAWEKEGDCYARYRVRIEEMRQSLKILIQACDMIPSGPTENLEAQRLIEGKKSEFSRFDYQYIAKKVAPTFKIPKGELYTRLESGKGEIGIFIQGNNDVTPWRFKIRAADSNNLQILPHILRGHKVADIMAILGSIDVIMGSVDR, from the coding sequence ATGCATGGGGTACTACGGCTCGTGGTAACACTCGACGGCGAAGATGTCATCGACTGTGAGCCTGTAATTGGCTATCTTCACCGCGGTATGGAAAAGATTGCTGAGAATAGGACAAACGTGATGTTTGTCCCTTATGTCAGCCGCATGGATTACGCAGCTGGTATGTTCTATGAAGCTGTTGTAGTTAACGCCCCAGAGCGGCTGGCTAGTATTAGAGTGCCTAAACGCGCCAGTTATATCCGGGTACTAATGCTGGAGCTTAACCGCATTGCCAATCATTTGCTTTGGCTTGGTCCCTTTCTTGCAGATGTAGGAGCGCAAACACCTTTCTTCTACATCTTCCGAGAGCGAGAGATGATCTACGACCTTTGGGAAGCAGCCACTGGCCAACGCCTAATCAATAACAATTACTTCCGGATTGGTGGTGTAGCTGCCGATCTTCCCTGGGGCTGGCTCGAAAAGTGCAAAGACTTCTGTAACTGGTTTGGCCCCAAGATTGATGAATACGAGCGGTTAATTACTAACAATCCAATCTTCCGGCGCCGTATCGAGGGTCTAGGAATAATCAACCGTAGTGATGCTATCAACTGGAGTCTTTCCGGACCTATGTTGCGCGCTTCTGGAGTACCTTGGGATTTGCGCAAGGTGGATCACTATGAGTGTTATGATGAGCTTGAGTGGGATGTAGCTTGGGAGAAAGAAGGTGACTGTTATGCCCGTTATCGCGTCAGAATTGAAGAGATGCGCCAGTCATTAAAAATTCTGATTCAGGCCTGCGATATGATCCCTAGCGGTCCAACTGAGAATCTTGAAGCCCAGCGACTAATCGAAGGTAAAAAGAGCGAGTTTTCTCGCTTTGACTATCAGTACATTGCTAAAAAGGTGGCGCCAACCTTCAAGATTCCTAAAGGTGAGCTCTACACCCGACTTGAGTCGGGTAAGGGAGAGATAGGAATCTTTATCCAAGGCAATAATGATGTTACCCCCTGGCGCTTTAAGATTCGTGCTGCAGACAGTAACAATCTGCAGATCCTCCCACATATTCTACGCGGCCACAAAGTCGCTGATATCATGGCGATCCTGGGCTCAATAGATGTGATCATGGGTTCTGTAGACCGTTGA
- a CDS encoding DNA-binding response regulator: MSELSSPARLLLVDDEPGLRSAVQAYLEDEGFEVLTAIDGEDGWEKAQQQLPDLVISDVMMPRCDGYGLLKRMRDNEQLGGTPLIFLTAKGMTADRTQGYLAGVDDYIPKPFDPEELVARIRNVVRRQDRLLAEAARYAEVDVSQMARQISEIRSMLGRGRGEVSLLVADDAVNIDFTQRESSVLQLVAEGLMNKEIARQLETSIRNVEKYVSRLFNKTGTCSRTELVRYALEHRLVN, from the coding sequence ATGAGTGAACTCTCCTCTCCAGCAAGACTGCTACTAGTTGATGATGAACCTGGCTTACGCTCTGCTGTCCAAGCCTATCTTGAAGACGAGGGTTTTGAGGTTTTAACAGCGATAGATGGAGAAGATGGCTGGGAGAAAGCTCAGCAGCAGTTACCTGATCTAGTTATTAGTGATGTTATGATGCCACGCTGCGACGGTTATGGATTGCTAAAACGTATGCGTGATAATGAGCAACTTGGCGGAACGCCCCTAATTTTTCTCACTGCTAAGGGTATGACAGCTGACCGTACTCAGGGTTACTTAGCAGGTGTGGATGACTATATTCCTAAGCCATTTGATCCCGAGGAATTGGTAGCCCGTATCCGTAACGTTGTACGCCGTCAGGATCGTCTACTTGCAGAGGCTGCACGATATGCTGAGGTAGACGTTAGCCAAATGGCACGTCAAATTAGTGAGATACGCTCTATGCTTGGCCGCGGAAGGGGTGAAGTCTCACTCCTAGTAGCTGACGATGCTGTCAATATAGATTTTACCCAACGTGAATCCAGTGTATTGCAACTAGTAGCTGAGGGTCTTATGAACAAGGAGATTGCCCGCCAACTGGAGACATCGATTCGTAATGTAGAAAAATATGTGAGTCGCCTATTCAACAAGACCGGTACTTGTAGCCGTACGGAGCTAGTACGCTATGCGCTAGAACACCGACTTGTCAACTAG
- a CDS encoding O-succinylbenzoic acid--CoA ligase: protein MTNLVLLQCDPSCPHISASRIAREMQSRAWVQLQTIGDFMVPPPVSILPPGPGVILPTGGSSGGRGLCLQPRCHLDRSAAATAAWLRTIDLAPADCLILNPLPLHHISGLMSWWRSHCWGASHHWLSASLLKQPLELERSCALIPNWEVDPVLLSLVPTQLGRLLENPIGLRWLQRCAVIWVGGAILPRWMVQCAREARLRLAPCYGATETAAMATAQTPQAFLAGEGGCGCPLEDVELKLAANGALQIRCNRLGVGLWRNGQLETVQDPNGWWHSSDAARLTVVNGCYHLLVEGRIDGALLSGGETVFPEQLERRLLDQAKAASLPLAAVLVLAIPEREWGERPVALVRWHDSIDIDKHQSEHLESLQLMVRSWPPAERPLYWYHCSELRPGPAGKWQREFWRCWLRHRILVKGRPN from the coding sequence ATGACCAATTTAGTTCTCCTCCAATGTGATCCAAGTTGCCCACACATTAGTGCGTCGAGGATAGCTCGAGAGATGCAGTCCCGAGCCTGGGTTCAGTTACAAACTATTGGTGACTTTATGGTCCCTCCACCAGTGTCAATTCTTCCCCCAGGCCCTGGTGTGATTTTACCTACTGGTGGTAGCAGTGGAGGTCGTGGACTGTGCCTTCAGCCCCGCTGTCACCTTGATAGATCAGCAGCAGCAACAGCTGCCTGGTTGCGAACAATAGACCTTGCTCCAGCTGACTGTCTTATTCTTAACCCGTTGCCACTGCACCATATCAGTGGACTAATGTCTTGGTGGCGTAGTCATTGCTGGGGTGCATCTCATCATTGGCTTTCTGCTAGCCTTTTAAAGCAACCGCTAGAACTCGAGCGTAGTTGTGCGCTGATCCCAAACTGGGAAGTAGATCCAGTGTTGCTGTCACTAGTGCCAACACAGCTAGGAAGGCTTTTAGAAAATCCGATTGGATTACGCTGGTTACAACGCTGTGCTGTGATCTGGGTAGGTGGAGCAATTCTGCCAAGATGGATGGTGCAGTGCGCTAGGGAAGCTCGCTTGAGGCTTGCGCCCTGTTATGGAGCAACCGAAACAGCAGCAATGGCAACGGCACAAACTCCTCAGGCATTCTTAGCTGGGGAAGGTGGATGTGGCTGCCCTCTAGAAGATGTAGAGCTCAAGTTAGCTGCAAATGGTGCATTGCAGATACGCTGTAATAGGCTTGGAGTTGGCCTTTGGCGAAATGGACAGCTAGAAACTGTGCAGGACCCTAACGGGTGGTGGCATAGTAGTGATGCTGCACGGCTGACAGTAGTCAATGGCTGTTACCACCTCTTGGTTGAGGGTCGCATCGATGGTGCACTTCTCAGTGGTGGCGAGACTGTCTTCCCAGAACAGCTGGAGCGACGCCTATTAGATCAGGCGAAGGCAGCCTCGCTTCCCTTGGCAGCTGTGTTAGTGCTCGCTATTCCAGAGCGTGAATGGGGCGAACGACCAGTAGCCCTTGTTCGCTGGCATGACAGTATTGATATTGATAAGCATCAAAGTGAACATCTTGAGAGCTTGCAGCTGATGGTCCGTAGCTGGCCTCCAGCAGAGCGTCCACTGTATTGGTACCACTGTTCTGAGCTAAGGCCTGGACCTGCTGGCAAATGGCAGAGAGAGTTCTGGCGATGCTGGCTTCGTCACAGGATTTTAGTAAAAGGACGACCTAACTAG
- a CDS encoding cysteine desulfurase: MLPIQLDYQATTPCAPEAVEAMLPYWGKLWGNPSSRQHGAGLESSAAVQIARERLAACLNVAPERLIFTSGATEANNLALLGHARAIARQRGTPGHMITLSTEHHSVLNPLRQLQREGFRITEMTPEPTGLINPEQFSAAFEVDTLLASIMVANNEIGVLQPLQKLAAVCQERGVALHSDAAQAFGHCPLDPDGTGIDLLSLSAHKLYGPKGIGALLIREGLEIDPLQWGGGQEQGIRPGTLPVPLVIGFARAAELAMADLAERSARLSKLRELLWQGLQERLSGLALNGCLEHRLPHNLNFSIYGVRGTALHRLLRRQIYCGSGSACSQGKTSHVLLALGRSPAEAEASLRLSLGRQTEIADIETTVEIIGEAVKKLRGTS, from the coding sequence ATGTTACCAATCCAGCTTGACTACCAAGCGACTACACCTTGTGCTCCAGAAGCTGTGGAGGCTATGCTACCCTACTGGGGTAAGCTCTGGGGCAATCCCTCTAGCCGCCAGCATGGAGCTGGCCTAGAGAGCTCAGCAGCTGTGCAAATAGCGCGAGAGCGCTTAGCAGCCTGTTTAAACGTTGCACCTGAACGTCTAATTTTTACCAGTGGTGCTACTGAGGCCAACAACCTTGCATTACTTGGTCATGCGAGAGCAATAGCACGTCAGCGTGGCACACCTGGGCACATGATAACACTAAGTACTGAACACCATTCAGTACTTAACCCCTTGAGACAATTGCAGCGTGAAGGTTTTCGCATCACAGAGATGACTCCCGAGCCAACAGGATTGATCAATCCTGAGCAATTTTCTGCTGCATTTGAGGTTGATACCTTACTAGCAAGTATAATGGTTGCTAACAACGAAATTGGCGTGCTGCAGCCATTACAAAAGCTTGCCGCAGTCTGCCAAGAGCGAGGAGTGGCTTTACACAGTGATGCTGCCCAAGCCTTTGGACACTGCCCGCTAGATCCTGATGGAACTGGTATTGATTTGCTTAGTCTAAGCGCTCACAAGCTTTACGGCCCTAAAGGGATTGGAGCCTTATTAATCCGCGAGGGTTTAGAAATAGATCCCCTACAGTGGGGTGGTGGACAAGAGCAAGGTATAAGACCTGGGACATTGCCGGTACCGTTGGTTATTGGGTTTGCCCGGGCGGCTGAGCTGGCAATGGCTGATCTGGCTGAACGTAGTGCAAGGTTGTCTAAGCTGCGGGAACTTCTCTGGCAGGGATTACAGGAACGTCTATCTGGCCTGGCCTTAAATGGATGTCTTGAGCATAGACTACCCCACAACCTTAACTTTAGTATTTATGGTGTGCGGGGAACCGCACTGCATAGACTTTTAAGAAGACAAATCTACTGTGGCAGTGGCTCTGCCTGTAGTCAAGGCAAAACATCTCACGTGCTACTTGCACTTGGTCGTAGTCCTGCAGAAGCAGAAGCTTCGCTAAGGCTTAGTTTAGGGCGGCAGACAGAAATTGCAGACATAGAAACTACAGTTGAAATTATCGGCGAGGCTGTAAAAAAGTTGAGAGGTACATCCTAA
- a CDS encoding 5-(carboxyamino)imidazole ribonucleotide mutase: protein MSKTLSCSLQAAVVMGSDSDLPTMHSAVDVLQEFGVIVEVRILSAHRTPLEMVNFAREARKRGLGVIVAGAGGAAHLPGMLAALTILPVIGVPVVSKALLGMDSLQSIVQMPTGIPVATVAIGGGRNAGLLAVQILAIADSDLADRLETFRLAQHDATVAKDTHMLTVGSATYLSEMN from the coding sequence ATGTCCAAAACCTTGAGTTGTTCTCTACAAGCAGCAGTAGTCATGGGTAGTGATTCTGATCTACCTACGATGCATTCAGCTGTTGATGTGCTCCAGGAATTTGGGGTCATTGTTGAAGTGAGAATTTTATCGGCTCATCGTACACCTTTAGAGATGGTCAACTTTGCACGCGAGGCACGTAAGCGTGGTCTTGGAGTTATTGTGGCTGGTGCTGGAGGAGCTGCACATCTGCCTGGTATGTTAGCAGCGCTCACCATTCTGCCAGTAATAGGAGTTCCTGTTGTGAGTAAGGCGCTTCTTGGTATGGACTCACTCCAATCAATTGTGCAGATGCCTACTGGAATTCCTGTTGCTACTGTCGCAATCGGTGGAGGACGTAATGCTGGGCTGCTAGCAGTACAAATTCTAGCCATTGCAGATTCTGATCTGGCTGACCGCTTGGAGACATTTCGTCTAGCCCAACACGATGCAACTGTCGCTAAGGATACACATATGCTCACAGTCGGTAGTGCTACTTATCTCTCAGAAATGAATTGA
- a CDS encoding o-succinylbenzoate synthase produces the protein MKGTLQVQLKIRPFCFQLRQPLHTAAGVLSERRGWLLRLEDTSGQCGWGEVSPLDPAKLPACALTLGKLGTQPLRAELNDAIIYCRSELAFGLAAALAELDGEISRIGSAIYFKPPPPAKLLPAAEAMPRELERYLDNLTSWTPGTVFKWKVAAASEEVEQRLFGWLQKRLPTSARLRLDANGGWDRLQADRWLNLVRDEPRLDWLEQPLPPSDLSGLQQLARHVPVALDESLVANPLLRESWRGWQVRRPSQDGDPRPLLRSLISGVPRLALSTAFETGIGRRWLHHLAALQWHGPTPAAPGLAIDWCPETPLFSPDPQQVWDAS, from the coding sequence ATGAAAGGTACTCTACAGGTCCAGCTAAAGATCCGTCCTTTTTGTTTTCAGCTGCGCCAACCACTACACACCGCTGCTGGGGTACTTAGTGAGCGACGTGGCTGGCTACTGCGACTAGAAGACACTTCCGGTCAATGTGGTTGGGGTGAGGTTTCTCCTCTTGACCCTGCTAAGCTCCCAGCCTGTGCCTTAACTTTAGGCAAGCTTGGTACCCAGCCTCTACGAGCAGAACTCAATGACGCAATTATCTATTGCCGTAGTGAACTGGCTTTTGGCCTTGCTGCAGCTCTAGCAGAGCTTGATGGAGAAATTAGTAGGATAGGGTCAGCTATCTATTTTAAGCCACCGCCGCCTGCAAAGCTATTGCCAGCAGCAGAAGCTATGCCTAGAGAGTTGGAACGGTACCTAGACAATCTGACCAGCTGGACACCAGGAACAGTGTTCAAATGGAAGGTAGCTGCGGCTTCAGAAGAGGTAGAACAGAGACTATTTGGCTGGCTGCAAAAACGCCTGCCAACAAGTGCTCGATTGAGACTAGACGCTAATGGTGGATGGGACCGACTGCAAGCAGATAGGTGGCTTAATCTGGTGCGAGATGAGCCGCGCCTAGACTGGTTAGAACAACCATTGCCGCCAAGCGACCTATCTGGCTTACAGCAACTTGCTAGGCATGTGCCTGTAGCTCTTGATGAATCACTTGTAGCTAATCCTTTACTCCGGGAAAGTTGGAGAGGCTGGCAAGTGCGCCGCCCATCACAGGACGGTGATCCTAGACCTCTATTGAGATCGCTCATATCTGGGGTCCCTCGGCTAGCGCTGAGCACAGCTTTTGAAACAGGTATTGGCCGCCGTTGGCTTCATCATTTGGCAGCGCTGCAGTGGCATGGGCCAACGCCAGCGGCCCCAGGACTAGCAATAGACTGGTGTCCTGAGACACCACTTTTCAGTCCAGATCCCCAACAGGTCTGGGATGCCTCATGA
- a CDS encoding adenylyl-sulfate kinase — protein MAKHLRPTPKETAPRNPDIFWHETLVNRAMREDRYGHHSTIVWFTGLSGSGKSTIANMVGAALHTEGLATYILDGDNIRHGLCRDLGFSDSDREENIRRIGEVAKLFVDAGVIVLTAFVSPFRSDRERVRMLVDDGDFLEVHCAADLNICEQRDPKGLYAKARAGLIEDFTGISSPYEIPEAPELSLDTGSRGLSDCVDDVLSMLRGRLLIPARALQVSKTQIVD, from the coding sequence ATGGCTAAACATCTACGTCCAACACCTAAAGAAACTGCTCCAAGGAACCCGGATATCTTCTGGCATGAGACCTTGGTAAATCGAGCCATGCGCGAAGATCGTTACGGACATCACAGCACAATTGTTTGGTTTACGGGACTCTCAGGTTCTGGGAAAAGCACTATAGCTAACATGGTAGGTGCCGCACTCCATACTGAGGGCTTAGCTACTTATATACTCGATGGCGATAACATTCGACATGGACTTTGCCGAGACCTTGGTTTCTCTGATAGTGATCGAGAAGAGAATATTCGCCGGATTGGAGAGGTTGCTAAGTTATTTGTAGACGCAGGCGTAATTGTCCTTACTGCATTTGTTTCACCTTTCCGAAGCGACCGCGAAAGAGTACGCATGCTAGTAGATGATGGAGATTTCCTCGAGGTTCACTGTGCTGCCGATCTGAACATCTGTGAACAGCGTGATCCCAAAGGTCTCTATGCTAAAGCTCGTGCTGGTCTGATCGAAGACTTTACTGGAATTTCCAGCCCTTACGAGATCCCTGAAGCTCCTGAGTTGAGTTTGGATACTGGTAGTAGGGGCCTAAGTGACTGCGTTGATGATGTACTCTCGATGTTAAGAGGCCGGTTACTAATTCCTGCCAGAGCTCTCCAAGTTTCTAAGACACAGATAGTTGACTAG
- a CDS encoding magnesium protoporphyrin IX methyltransferase: MAMLDLQSANQIEKTRVEDYFNNTGFDRWNRIYSDSEDVNKVQRSIRIGHQKTVDEALSWIHERGDLKQYSFCDAGCGVGSVALPLVQMGAKFVNASDISESMVAEARCRAEKLGVDGERITFLTKDLEDLNECFDIVICLDVFIHYPQKAAETMVQHLCSLANKRLIVSFAPYTPMLAALKTIGKLFPGSSKATRAYTLQEQGIVLAALKCDFKPVRRSLNRAPFYFSRLIEFHRR; encoded by the coding sequence ATGGCTATGCTGGATCTGCAGTCCGCAAATCAGATTGAAAAAACAAGGGTAGAAGATTACTTTAACAACACTGGGTTTGACCGCTGGAACCGGATTTACAGCGATAGCGAAGATGTTAATAAAGTACAGCGAAGCATACGTATCGGCCACCAGAAAACTGTGGATGAAGCACTAAGTTGGATCCATGAGCGTGGAGATCTAAAGCAGTACAGCTTCTGCGATGCCGGTTGTGGTGTCGGTAGTGTTGCCCTGCCCCTAGTGCAGATGGGTGCTAAATTCGTGAATGCCAGCGATATCTCTGAATCGATGGTTGCAGAGGCACGCTGTCGTGCCGAAAAGCTTGGTGTAGATGGGGAGCGAATTACATTTCTTACTAAAGATTTAGAGGATTTGAATGAATGCTTCGACATAGTAATCTGTCTTGATGTTTTCATCCATTATCCACAGAAAGCTGCTGAGACAATGGTGCAACACTTATGTAGCCTTGCGAATAAGCGTTTAATCGTAAGCTTTGCACCTTATACACCAATGCTAGCCGCTCTGAAAACTATTGGTAAGCTTTTCCCAGGTTCTAGTAAAGCGACTCGTGCCTACACATTGCAGGAGCAAGGAATAGTGCTCGCTGCACTCAAGTGTGACTTTAAGCCAGTACGGCGATCACTTAACAGAGCTCCTTTCTACTTCTCACGACTGATTGAGTTTCATCGGCGTTGA
- a CDS encoding acyl-CoA thioesterase, with product MSPATWLELQRVVHFGETDGAGVVHFQAILNWCHQAWEESLYQFGIKAEKIFPTNRAGLNQLTISLPIVHCEADFLHPLRVGDNLVLTLRPKRLSLSCFEVRSEISLDNQTAALGVIRHLAISTTNRQCCLLPDSINSWLDASS from the coding sequence TTGAGTCCAGCTACTTGGCTAGAATTGCAACGTGTCGTCCACTTCGGCGAAACAGACGGCGCTGGCGTAGTCCATTTTCAAGCTATACTTAACTGGTGCCATCAAGCTTGGGAGGAAAGCCTCTATCAGTTTGGGATTAAAGCGGAGAAAATTTTTCCCACTAATCGAGCTGGATTAAATCAATTAACTATCTCTCTACCAATTGTGCATTGCGAGGCAGACTTTTTACATCCCCTACGTGTTGGCGATAATCTGGTCTTAACGCTGAGACCTAAACGCCTAAGCCTCAGTTGCTTTGAAGTAAGGAGTGAAATCTCCCTAGATAATCAAACTGCGGCTTTAGGAGTAATACGACATCTAGCAATAAGTACCACCAATCGTCAATGCTGCTTATTACCAGACAGTATCAATAGCTGGCTGGATGCCTCATCTTGA
- a CDS encoding 16S rRNA (cytosine(1402)-N(4))-methyltransferase RsmH yields MGAEVDHHRLRARFQLRHGNGGPKHLRDLSEVPMLKPTAVENFRHEPVLLGAVHAAAGTIPPSLLADGLLVDVTLGSGGHSACLLQTYPGLRLIGLDQDGTARAAAEKRLAPFQDRVRIVASNFAIYHPVEQAVMVLADLGVSSAQLDVASRGFSFRKNGPLDMRMDQQSGGETAASLIQRLDETSLANLIYAFGEEKFSRRIARRIKSDLSIAGPYSGTVEFAHAIVSCFPPSARRGRTHPATRTFQALRIAVNSELSALESLLRHAPGWLQPQGVIGIISFHSLEDRLVKRAFLEDLRLEPITRKPVRADPEEQVKNPRSRSARWRLAKRRLFL; encoded by the coding sequence ATGGGGGCCGAAGTTGACCACCATCGGCTCCGTGCGCGTTTCCAACTGCGTCATGGGAATGGAGGTCCGAAGCATCTACGTGATCTTAGTGAAGTACCTATGCTCAAACCAACAGCTGTAGAGAATTTCCGGCATGAGCCAGTGCTCTTAGGAGCTGTGCATGCTGCAGCCGGGACAATACCGCCTAGCTTGCTTGCAGATGGACTACTGGTTGACGTAACGCTCGGCAGTGGCGGACACAGCGCCTGTCTTCTACAGACTTACCCTGGACTCCGGTTGATTGGATTAGATCAGGATGGAACAGCACGGGCTGCAGCTGAGAAGCGTCTAGCACCTTTCCAGGATCGTGTACGCATAGTCGCTAGTAACTTTGCCATTTACCACCCTGTAGAACAGGCTGTAATGGTACTTGCTGACTTGGGCGTTAGTAGTGCTCAATTAGATGTTGCTTCCCGCGGCTTTAGTTTCCGCAAGAATGGACCTCTCGATATGCGAATGGACCAGCAAAGTGGTGGCGAGACGGCAGCCTCTCTAATCCAAAGGTTAGATGAGACTTCACTCGCTAATCTGATATATGCTTTCGGCGAGGAGAAATTTTCCAGACGTATTGCACGACGTATTAAATCTGATCTGTCAATAGCAGGGCCCTATAGTGGAACAGTAGAGTTTGCTCATGCTATTGTCAGTTGCTTTCCACCAAGCGCTAGGCGAGGCAGGACTCACCCAGCTACTCGCACTTTTCAGGCGCTGCGAATTGCCGTTAATAGTGAGCTAAGCGCACTAGAGAGTTTACTTCGACATGCACCAGGCTGGCTTCAGCCGCAGGGAGTTATAGGCATAATAAGCTTTCACTCTCTCGAAGATCGCCTTGTAAAAAGGGCTTTTCTTGAGGACTTACGCCTTGAGCCAATCACCAGGAAACCAGTTAGGGCAGATCCTGAGGAGCAGGTAAAAAACCCACGTAGCCGTAGCGCAAGGTGGCGGCTGGCTAAACGTCGTTTATTCCTGTAG
- a CDS encoding tryptophan synthase subunit beta, with product MANCHAFLAEARWFTIILSADVALSLTSISLPQHNLANFVSTSQPDRFGRFGRFGGQYVPETLMPALAELECAAASAWRDPKFTEELGHLLQSYVGRATPLYEAERLTERYRHTNGGPRIWLKREDLNHTGAHKINNALGQALLALRMGKRRIIAETGAGQHGVATATVCARFGLDCIIYMGAEDMRRQELNVFRMQLLGATVQPVTSGSATLKDATSEAIRDWVTNVETTHYVLGSVAGPHPYPMIVRDFHAVIGHETRLQCSEAFHRLPDVLLACVGGGSNAMGLFHPFIGNPKVRLIGVEAAGDGISTKRHAATLTNGRVGVLHGAMSFLLQDAEGQIQEAHSISAGLDYPGVGPEHSFLRETGRAEYVTVTDEEALRALCLVSRLEGIIPALETAHAFAWLENLCPSLPPDTEVVVNCSGRGDKDVSTVASHLGTQL from the coding sequence TTGGCGAACTGTCATGCTTTTCTAGCTGAAGCCAGGTGGTTCACTATCATACTCTCCGCAGATGTTGCATTATCCTTGACTAGTATTTCACTACCTCAGCATAACCTGGCCAATTTTGTCAGCACATCCCAGCCTGACCGCTTCGGTCGCTTCGGTCGCTTCGGAGGCCAGTACGTACCCGAGACACTGATGCCTGCATTAGCGGAGCTGGAATGTGCAGCTGCTTCGGCCTGGCGTGACCCCAAGTTTACTGAAGAACTTGGTCATCTCTTACAAAGCTACGTCGGGCGTGCTACTCCCTTGTATGAAGCAGAGAGACTAACTGAGAGGTACCGCCACACAAATGGCGGACCTCGCATCTGGCTCAAGCGCGAGGATCTGAATCACACCGGAGCTCACAAGATCAACAATGCTCTTGGCCAGGCTTTGCTTGCACTACGGATGGGCAAGCGGCGAATCATCGCGGAGACTGGTGCTGGCCAGCACGGTGTAGCAACTGCCACAGTTTGCGCTCGCTTTGGTCTTGACTGCATTATTTACATGGGTGCCGAAGATATGCGGCGTCAAGAACTCAATGTTTTCCGCATGCAACTGCTTGGAGCTACAGTACAACCTGTTACATCCGGTAGTGCTACGCTCAAGGATGCAACCAGTGAAGCAATACGCGACTGGGTCACTAATGTTGAAACTACACACTACGTACTTGGCTCGGTTGCTGGACCTCACCCTTATCCAATGATAGTGCGTGATTTTCACGCCGTCATCGGTCACGAAACCCGTCTTCAATGCAGTGAGGCATTTCATCGCCTTCCTGATGTTCTGCTCGCTTGTGTTGGCGGTGGTTCCAACGCCATGGGTCTATTTCATCCATTTATAGGGAACCCTAAAGTGCGCCTGATTGGTGTTGAAGCAGCTGGTGATGGCATTAGTACTAAGCGTCATGCTGCCACTCTTACTAATGGACGTGTCGGCGTACTACATGGTGCTATGAGCTTTCTGTTGCAGGATGCAGAAGGACAGATACAAGAAGCACATTCCATCAGCGCTGGCCTTGATTATCCTGGGGTTGGGCCAGAGCATAGCTTTCTGCGGGAGACTGGTCGAGCTGAGTACGTCACCGTGACTGATGAGGAAGCTTTGAGAGCTTTATGCCTTGTCAGTCGACTTGAAGGCATCATCCCTGCTCTAGAAACTGCTCATGCTTTTGCCTGGCTGGAGAATTTATGTCCTAGCCTGCCCCCTGATACTGAGGTAGTAGTTAATTGCTCTGGTCGCGGCGATAAGGATGTCAGTACTGTTGCCAGTCATTTGGGAACGCAACTCTAA